The following are encoded in a window of Haemorhous mexicanus isolate bHaeMex1 chromosome 7, bHaeMex1.pri, whole genome shotgun sequence genomic DNA:
- the NANOS1 gene encoding nanos homolog 1 codes for MEAFPGTKLEQHRHLPPVECLPGSRYGGRSHSACGNVFNSWNDYLGLATLITKAVRPGKGFGPEPPSVVVAAAVPPAEEEEEEEEEEEEAAGPYFEGALDLHDLELCGHHHHHHGEGLLEERFAEFSPFPGRGGPAAVVFDCSGEHPGREGSAHAWGGVVVAGRLPAHPRAASRLLKPELQVCVFCRNNKEAVALYTTHILKGPDGRVLCPVLRRYTCPLCGASGDNAHTIKYCPLSKVPAARQLRHARTALGRKGR; via the coding sequence ATGGAGGCATTCCCGGGCaccaagctggagcagcaccGGCACCTCCCGCCCGTGGAGTGCCTGCCGGGCTCCCGCTACGGCGGCCGGAGCCACAGCGCCTGCGGGAACGTCTTCAACTCCTGGAACGACTACCTGGGGCTGGCCACGCTCATCACCAAGGCCGTGCGGCCCGGCAAGGGCTTCGGCCCCGAGCCCCCCTCCGTGGTGGTGGCGGCCGCCGTGCCGCCGgccgaggaggaggaagaagaggaagaggaggaggaagaggcggCGGGGCCGTACTTCGAGGGCGCGCTGGACTTGCACGACCTGGAGCTGTGCGggcatcaccaccaccaccacggcgaggggctgctggaggagcgCTTCGCCGAGTTTAGCCCCTTTCCCGGgcgcggcggccccgccgccgtgGTGTTCGACTGCTCGGGGGAGCACCCGGGCCGGGAGGGCTCTGCCCACGCCTGGGGCGGCGTGGTGGTGGCGGGGCGGCTGCCGGCGCACCCGCGGGCCGCCTCCCGCCTGCTCAAGCCCGAGCTGCAGGTCTGCGTCTTCTGCCGGAACAACAAGGAGGCGGTGGCCCTCTACACCACGCACATCCTCAAGGGACCCGACGGCCGCGTCCTGTGCCCGGTGCTGCGGCGCTACACCTGCCCGCTCTGCGGCGCCAGCGGCGACAATGCCCACACCATCAAGTACTGCCCCCTGTCCAAAGTGCCGGCGGCCCGGCAGCTCCGGCACGCCCGGACCGCGCTGGGCAGGAAGGGCCGCTAG